Proteins encoded by one window of Thermodesulfobium sp. 4217-1:
- the lptB gene encoding LPS export ABC transporter ATP-binding protein, giving the protein MIKAENLVKKYNKLLAVNDISLKIEKGEVVGLLGPNGAGKTTTFYMIVGLTKPTSGSIYKDDINITRFPIHKRASLGIGYLAQEPSVFRKLNVYENLALILSVSGKKVDKNKIRKMLDEFGISNIARKRCELLSGGEARKVEIARSVILDPDFLLLDEPFSGIDPKSVSEMIEMIFNLKKIGIGVLLTDHNVRDSLKIIDRAYIISKGSILFSGSPREMTEHMDVRKEFLGNDFSL; this is encoded by the coding sequence TTGATTAAGGCAGAAAATCTTGTAAAAAAATATAATAAGCTGCTTGCCGTTAATGATATTAGCTTAAAGATAGAAAAGGGCGAAGTTGTTGGGCTCCTTGGTCCCAATGGTGCAGGCAAGACCACAACTTTTTACATGATAGTGGGCTTGACCAAACCTACTTCTGGTTCAATTTATAAAGACGATATAAATATTACAAGATTTCCTATTCACAAAAGAGCAAGTTTGGGGATTGGTTATCTTGCACAAGAGCCCTCAGTTTTTAGGAAGCTTAACGTATACGAAAACCTGGCTTTAATATTAAGCGTATCTGGTAAAAAGGTTGATAAAAATAAGATAAGGAAAATGCTAGATGAGTTTGGCATATCTAATATTGCAAGAAAGCGATGTGAGCTATTGTCTGGTGGAGAGGCAAGAAAGGTCGAGATTGCGAGAAGTGTTATCTTGGATCCTGATTTTTTGCTCCTTGATGAACCGTTTTCTGGTATAGACCCCAAATCTGTTTCAGAGATGATAGAGATGATTTTTAATTTAAAGAAGATAGGCATCGGAGTTCTCCTGACAGACCACAATGTTCGCGATTCGCTAAAGATTATAGATAGAGCATATATTATTTCTAAAGGAAGCATATTGTTTTCGGGAAGCCCCAGAGAGATGACCGAACATATGGACGTAAGAAAGGAATTTCTTGGCAACGACTTCTCATTATAA
- the rnc gene encoding ribonuclease III, with protein MKTKVTLARLEEDLGYVFVDKKWLITSLTHSSYSYNHPEANDFERLEFLGDAVLKLVVSHELFVLYPNMNEGDMSKLRAYLISDRHLTKIARKISLQDYLLIGSSEHAIKDSILSASFEAILGAVFMDGELKDCYKIINKLMIIKTEEYEEDSKTVLQELTQSLFGVLPEYKVLGVRGPSHSPIFEIQLSINNKFFYTATGNSKKQAQSEAAKEALKELRSIRRDT; from the coding sequence ATGAAGACAAAGGTTACTCTTGCAAGGTTAGAAGAAGATTTGGGATATGTTTTTGTAGATAAAAAGTGGCTTATCACATCTCTTACACACTCTTCTTATTCATATAATCATCCGGAGGCAAATGATTTTGAAAGGCTTGAATTTTTGGGAGATGCTGTTTTAAAACTTGTGGTAAGCCATGAGCTTTTCGTTTTGTATCCCAATATGAATGAGGGCGATATGTCAAAACTAAGAGCTTATTTGATTTCTGATAGGCATTTGACGAAGATTGCCAGAAAGATAAGCCTTCAAGATTATCTTTTAATAGGCTCAAGTGAACACGCAATTAAAGATTCCATTTTGTCAGCTTCTTTTGAGGCTATATTGGGAGCAGTTTTTATGGATGGAGAACTTAAGGACTGTTATAAAATAATTAATAAACTGATGATTATAAAAACGGAAGAATATGAAGAGGACTCAAAAACTGTATTACAAGAACTTACCCAAAGCCTATTTGGGGTTTTGCCTGAGTACAAGGTTTTAGGAGTTAGAGGCCCTTCACATTCTCCTATTTTTGAGATCCAATTATCGATAAATAATAAATTTTTCTATACTGCTACAGGAAATTCAAAAAAACAAGCTCAGTCAGAGGCTGCCAAAGAGGCATTAAAAGAATTAAGATCTATTAGGAGGGACACTTGA
- a CDS encoding biotin-dependent carboxyltransferase family protein, with product MTANIEVLNAGFHSIIQGNQRIGFKSFGVPESGPVDPFTSTLANLLLENKPFDPLLEITQGSLEFMSHGDTYIAISGADLNAVLCRGEDFKKISVGTSIELRDGDRVKFNGSNNGFRCWCAFSGGIKVPSVLSSTSTLETSNLGGIFGRRLLKGDVFEIINNTQPGNKILLPLLNLDNDRAVCLRVTRGSQYDEFSKDDIEVFFQNSYRVLSNSNRIGIRLSCSEKETRPIKGFNILSDPSPLGAVQITTDGSPIILLQDRGTVGGYPKIATVIKADLIKVAQLKPNQLITFKLISVEDAIKEYYNILSLLAKSIIEINTGFIKDYIELSKKYNLAHFSLCTENFNFLIKR from the coding sequence TTGACAGCTAATATAGAAGTTTTGAACGCTGGCTTTCATTCAATCATACAAGGGAATCAGAGAATAGGTTTCAAATCATTTGGCGTGCCAGAGAGTGGTCCTGTAGATCCATTCACCTCGACTCTTGCAAATTTATTGTTGGAGAACAAACCCTTTGATCCACTGTTGGAGATTACCCAGGGCTCTCTTGAATTTATGTCTCATGGAGATACTTATATTGCTATATCGGGAGCCGATTTAAATGCCGTTCTTTGTAGAGGAGAGGATTTTAAAAAAATATCAGTCGGAACCTCGATTGAACTTCGAGATGGGGATAGAGTTAAGTTCAATGGTTCCAACAATGGTTTTAGATGTTGGTGTGCATTCAGTGGTGGGATCAAAGTTCCTTCAGTGCTTTCAAGCACATCTACTCTTGAGACTTCAAATTTAGGAGGGATATTTGGCAGACGTTTATTAAAGGGAGACGTATTCGAGATTATAAATAATACTCAGCCAGGAAATAAAATTTTATTGCCATTGTTGAATCTTGATAATGATAGAGCAGTTTGTCTGAGGGTCACAAGGGGATCGCAGTATGATGAATTTTCAAAGGATGACATAGAAGTCTTTTTTCAAAATTCATACAGGGTTCTTTCTAATAGCAATAGAATAGGAATCAGGCTCTCTTGCTCTGAAAAAGAAACAAGACCTATTAAAGGGTTTAACATACTCTCAGATCCAAGTCCTCTTGGCGCAGTTCAGATTACGACTGATGGCAGCCCTATAATTCTTTTACAAGATCGAGGAACAGTAGGGGGTTATCCAAAGATTGCAACTGTAATTAAAGCCGATCTTATAAAGGTTGCCCAGTTAAAACCAAATCAATTAATAACCTTTAAATTGATAAGCGTAGAAGATGCAATCAAAGAATATTATAATATATTAAGCTTACTGGCAAAGTCGATAATTGAAATAAACACGGGCTTTATAAAGGACTATATCGAACTGTCGAAAAAGTATAATCTTGCCCATTTCAGTCTTTGTACAGAAAATTTTAATTTTTTAATTAAGCGTTAG
- the pxpB gene encoding 5-oxoprolinase subunit PxpB codes for MGISSRFSFVSEGSLLIEIGNILDYEVSDRVQSLSLALKKLDILDITVSYGSLLIDFDPLKYNLDEFLLDVKNIFDVVMSTFSKREEDTIIRDVFVKFGGQYGPDLKYVAGFHNISEEEVIREFTSKIYKVFMLGFTPGFAYMGILSDRIATPRLSTPRLSVEAGSVGIAGNQTGIYPTRSPGGWQIIGRTEQAMFSPENEDPFFLKPSDYARFIRVDS; via the coding sequence TTGGGCATAAGCTCAAGATTTTCTTTTGTTTCTGAGGGCTCTTTGCTTATTGAGATTGGAAATATTTTAGATTATGAGGTATCTGATAGGGTACAATCTCTTTCTTTAGCATTAAAAAAGCTCGATATTTTAGACATTACTGTTTCCTATGGTAGCTTATTGATCGATTTTGATCCTCTTAAATATAACTTAGACGAATTTTTATTAGATGTGAAAAATATTTTTGATGTTGTAATGTCAACCTTCTCAAAAAGAGAAGAGGACACAATTATTCGAGATGTATTTGTGAAGTTTGGCGGACAATATGGGCCAGATCTTAAATATGTAGCAGGGTTTCACAATATATCAGAAGAAGAGGTAATAAGAGAATTTACATCAAAGATCTATAAAGTTTTTATGTTAGGGTTTACTCCTGGCTTTGCCTATATGGGAATATTGTCTGATCGCATTGCTACGCCCAGGCTGTCAACTCCAAGATTGTCCGTAGAAGCAGGTTCTGTGGGTATTGCTGGCAATCAAACAGGAATATATCCCACCAGATCGCCTGGTGGTTGGCAGATCATCGGTAGAACAGAGCAGGCAATGTTTTCTCCTGAGAACGAAGATCCATTTTTCCTAAAGCCATCAGATTATGCGAGGTTTATTAGAGTTGACAGCTAA
- a CDS encoding 5-oxoprolinase subunit PxpA, whose translation MFLDLNSDVGESFGVYKYGSSDVINFVSSVNIACGMHAGDPMVMLRTVEMAKENNVAIGAHPGYPDLIGFGRRDFHMSKDELYAYTLYQIGSLYSFLRSKNLDMQHVKPHGSLYNKIAKDKDEAYAFLSAVRDFSKDLFVFLPPGSKSEEVALEIGLKVVREGFLDRAYNSDGSLVSRSIPGSVLKDEDFIVKRAVKMILNKSLETFDNKLINVDFQTFCVHSDTPGAQNFVKRLLKEFSDNNISIKSVRDWA comes from the coding sequence ATGTTTTTAGACTTGAACAGCGATGTTGGCGAGAGTTTTGGGGTATACAAGTATGGTAGCTCTGATGTTATAAATTTCGTCAGCTCTGTTAATATTGCATGTGGCATGCACGCGGGAGATCCAATGGTGATGCTAAGGACTGTTGAGATGGCAAAAGAGAACAATGTAGCAATAGGAGCACATCCTGGCTATCCTGATTTAATTGGTTTTGGAAGAAGAGATTTTCACATGTCAAAGGATGAGTTATACGCCTATACTCTATATCAGATTGGATCTCTTTACTCTTTTTTGCGTTCAAAGAATCTGGATATGCAGCACGTAAAACCACATGGCTCTCTTTATAACAAGATAGCCAAAGATAAGGATGAGGCTTATGCATTCCTCTCTGCAGTGAGAGACTTCTCAAAAGACTTGTTTGTCTTTCTGCCTCCTGGCTCAAAGTCTGAGGAGGTTGCATTAGAAATTGGTTTAAAGGTTGTAAGAGAGGGATTTTTAGATAGGGCATACAATTCTGATGGAAGCCTTGTATCAAGAAGCATTCCAGGTTCAGTCTTAAAAGATGAAGATTTTATAGTAAAAAGAGCTGTAAAAATGATCTTGAATAAATCTCTGGAAACATTTGATAACAAATTGATAAATGTTGATTTTCAGACATTCTGTGTTCATTCAGATACCCCTGGCGCTCAAAATTTTGTAAAAAGATTGTTAAAAGAATTTTCAGATAACAATATTTCTATCAAGAGCGTAAGAGATTGGGCATAA
- the serS gene encoding serine--tRNA ligase, translated as MLDIKCLREDFEILEDSLKNRGTKLNFSLQDLKDLDQKLKNLRTEISNLRENQNKLSKEISVLKKDKKDATELVEKSRNIGDEISRLAENERGLDSQFKTLWYQLPNILLPDVPFGTDESQNVAVNYCGEPKDFGFEVMPHWDLGKKIGLLDIERAGKVTGSRFSFHIGFGARLVRALLNFMMDMHRTDGFVELWPPYLVNEASMYGTGQLPKFRDELFKCADDPYFLIPTAEVPVTNFFRDEVLMDTSLPVRFCAYSACFRREAGSYGKDVRGIIRQHQFDKVEMVVFCRPEESLNELQFITEQAQKVLKKLKLPYRVIELCSGDLGFSSAKTYDIEVYMASSKNYREISSCSNFTDFQARRANIRYKPKDSKSRYVHTLNGSGLAIGRTLAAIYEYYQDEEGYLNVPDVLIPYVGTERIGLTTCF; from the coding sequence ATGCTTGATATTAAATGTTTGAGAGAAGATTTTGAAATTTTAGAAGATTCTTTGAAGAACAGGGGAACAAAATTAAATTTTAGTTTACAGGATCTTAAAGATCTCGATCAAAAACTAAAAAATCTGAGAACTGAGATATCCAATCTTAGAGAAAACCAGAATAAATTGTCTAAGGAAATTTCTGTTTTAAAAAAGGACAAAAAAGATGCGACTGAGCTTGTCGAAAAATCGAGAAATATTGGCGATGAAATTTCAAGATTGGCAGAAAACGAGAGAGGTTTGGACTCTCAATTCAAAACCTTGTGGTATCAATTGCCGAACATTTTATTGCCTGATGTTCCATTTGGCACTGACGAATCTCAAAACGTTGCGGTTAACTATTGTGGAGAACCTAAGGATTTTGGTTTTGAGGTAATGCCTCATTGGGATCTTGGTAAGAAAATTGGCCTACTTGACATTGAGAGAGCTGGTAAGGTTACGGGATCCAGATTTTCTTTCCATATTGGCTTTGGTGCAAGGCTGGTAAGAGCTTTATTGAACTTTATGATGGATATGCACAGAACTGATGGGTTTGTTGAGCTATGGCCCCCTTATTTGGTTAACGAGGCCTCAATGTATGGGACAGGGCAACTACCGAAGTTTAGAGACGAGTTGTTTAAGTGTGCAGATGATCCATATTTTCTTATACCCACCGCAGAGGTTCCAGTAACTAACTTTTTTAGAGACGAAGTGTTGATGGATACTTCTTTGCCTGTAAGATTTTGCGCATATTCGGCATGTTTTAGGAGGGAAGCTGGTTCTTATGGCAAAGACGTTAGGGGGATAATAAGACAACACCAGTTCGACAAGGTGGAAATGGTTGTTTTTTGTAGGCCAGAAGAGTCTTTAAATGAACTTCAGTTTATAACTGAGCAGGCGCAAAAGGTTTTGAAAAAGTTAAAGCTGCCATATAGAGTGATTGAGCTTTGCAGTGGCGATTTAGGATTTAGTTCTGCAAAGACGTATGATATAGAGGTGTACATGGCGTCTTCGAAAAATTATAGAGAAATATCTTCTTGCAGCAACTTTACTGATTTTCAAGCGAGAAGGGCTAATATACGCTACAAACCAAAAGATAGCAAAAGCAGATACGTTCATACCTTAAACGGTTCTGGTCTTGCAATTGGCAGGACTTTAGCGGCAATTTACGAATATTATCAGGATGAAGAAGGCTACCTGAATGTCCCGGATGTTCTTATCCCATACGTTGGGACTGAAAGGATTGGACTGACGACATGTTTTTAG
- the pheA gene encoding prephenate dehydratase produces the protein MKVGYLGPKGSYSGEALFKLNLSIDFEAVEMSDFASIFDSLQKKKLDCAIVPVENSIEGPVGIVLELMLKHDFVVQEETVLQIQNSLMALPEVRLNSIERVLSHPQPLLQCKNMIARLLPYAKLISCPSTAQAAKMASLDPKSAAIGSPKNADLYKLEIILNSVSDEEYNFTRFFLLGSTNPSKTGHDKTSIACSTYRDRPGALFSILSEFAFRKINLTKIESRPSKRVLGDYIFFIDMIGHREDAHIKEALAALVDKTSFIKIFGSYPAFNEKITQGDKNA, from the coding sequence ATGAAAGTAGGATATTTAGGTCCAAAAGGTTCTTATTCAGGCGAGGCTTTGTTTAAGCTTAACCTGTCAATTGATTTTGAGGCTGTCGAGATGTCTGATTTTGCTTCTATATTCGATTCGCTCCAAAAGAAGAAGCTCGACTGTGCAATTGTCCCTGTGGAAAACTCTATCGAGGGTCCTGTTGGAATAGTTCTTGAGCTTATGCTAAAGCATGACTTTGTTGTTCAAGAAGAAACGGTGCTGCAAATTCAAAATTCACTTATGGCCCTTCCTGAAGTTAGGCTTAATTCTATTGAAAGGGTTCTTTCTCACCCACAACCCCTTTTGCAGTGCAAGAATATGATAGCAAGGCTGTTGCCATACGCAAAATTAATTAGCTGTCCATCAACGGCTCAGGCAGCAAAAATGGCATCGCTTGATCCCAAATCTGCTGCAATAGGTTCACCAAAAAACGCAGATCTATACAAACTTGAGATTATCTTAAACAGTGTCTCAGACGAAGAATATAACTTTACAAGATTTTTTTTGTTGGGTAGCACTAACCCTTCAAAAACTGGGCATGATAAAACCAGTATCGCCTGCTCTACTTACAGGGATAGGCCTGGAGCACTATTTTCAATACTTTCTGAATTTGCATTTAGGAAGATAAATCTTACGAAAATCGAATCAAGGCCTAGTAAAAGGGTTCTTGGAGACTACATATTTTTTATTGATATGATAGGTCACAGGGAAGACGCACACATAAAAGAAGCCCTTGCAGCGCTCGTTGACAAGACCTCTTTTATAAAGATTTTTGGTAGCTATCCTGCGTTCAATGAAAAAATTACTCAAGGAGATAAGAATGCTTGA
- a CDS encoding MFS transporter — protein MNFSNLIPNPLKQLNFSLYFWGQGISLIGSWVQSAALSWLVYKITSSTSALGLLTFSAQIPMAIFTLFGGDIADNFPKKRILYITQTAFTFVALFMFAATIENANFWIFIALTSVSGFIAAFDMPTRQAFVIDLVNDKRDLPQAIALNSGIFNAARVIGPTVAGFLVAFFGEAICFLINAISFLAVLASLFFIKTEKTLDLSTKKRARFKEAYDFTISSKEILIAIIMLSMGGFLGISYMVLLPAIAKLILHTDVKGYGLLMASSGIGSLIAAFFLGTRKESSNLVNIIKRSSILLSVSLIGIAIFQNFIVCMIFLFLSGFGLISLAVTTNTLIQVKTPNNIRGKMMSIYALSFIGLSPFGALLIGFLSNLIGIEPTLIICGSVLFLANIFVMKM, from the coding sequence ATGAATTTTTCGAATCTAATACCAAATCCCCTAAAACAGCTTAATTTTAGCTTATATTTTTGGGGACAAGGAATATCTTTAATCGGCAGTTGGGTTCAAAGCGCTGCCCTATCCTGGTTGGTTTATAAAATAACTTCATCAACATCAGCCCTTGGTCTCTTGACCTTCTCTGCCCAGATCCCAATGGCAATATTTACACTTTTTGGTGGAGATATTGCCGATAATTTCCCAAAAAAGAGAATATTATACATAACCCAAACAGCCTTTACATTTGTAGCCCTCTTTATGTTTGCGGCTACCATTGAAAATGCTAACTTTTGGATTTTTATTGCACTTACAAGCGTATCAGGCTTCATAGCAGCCTTTGACATGCCCACCAGACAGGCTTTTGTTATAGACCTTGTAAACGACAAAAGAGATCTCCCTCAAGCCATAGCGCTAAACTCTGGAATATTTAACGCTGCAAGGGTAATAGGACCAACGGTAGCAGGCTTTTTGGTTGCGTTTTTTGGAGAGGCAATTTGCTTTTTGATAAATGCTATATCTTTTCTGGCAGTACTTGCATCGCTCTTTTTTATAAAAACAGAAAAGACTTTAGATTTATCTACTAAGAAGAGAGCAAGATTCAAAGAAGCGTATGATTTTACAATTAGTAGCAAAGAAATACTCATAGCGATCATCATGCTCTCTATGGGAGGATTTCTTGGAATATCCTATATGGTGCTGCTGCCTGCTATTGCGAAATTAATATTACACACCGACGTTAAGGGTTATGGCTTGCTAATGGCTTCTTCTGGCATAGGCTCTCTTATAGCAGCATTCTTCCTTGGAACAAGAAAAGAGTCCTCTAACCTGGTAAATATAATAAAGCGATCTTCAATACTTCTATCGGTCAGCCTGATAGGCATAGCGATATTTCAAAACTTTATCGTTTGTATGATATTTCTTTTTTTGTCAGGATTTGGATTGATATCTTTAGCTGTTACTACAAATACATTGATTCAAGTAAAAACGCCAAACAATATACGTGGAAAGATGATGAGCATTTATGCGCTTTCTTTTATCGGGCTTTCTCCCTTTGGGGCACTTTTAATTGGTTTTCTCTCAAACCTAATCGGAATAGAACCTACACTAATAATCTGTGGATCAGTTCTCTTTTTAGCTAATATCTTTGTTATGAAGATGTAG
- a CDS encoding DUF5320 domain-containing protein, with the protein MKIALSIYKEIIAPVFDSSNDIEIVEITEGEITGRKVYKVDLLNIFDFFLKNSVDLVICGAVSRQLESQISAYTKVNSFISGNKEDVLLAFIKGHNLNSLLMPGCKQNRFRKGCLAKNIILKGVIQMPRGDGTGPMGSGQAGQGMRKGRMGGQGFGPGGECLCPNCGTRIPHKPGVPCVQEKCPKCQTMMIRG; encoded by the coding sequence TTGAAGATTGCGTTATCTATATATAAAGAAATCATTGCTCCAGTTTTCGATTCATCAAACGATATAGAAATTGTCGAGATAACTGAAGGCGAAATAACTGGTAGGAAAGTTTATAAAGTCGATTTGTTAAATATCTTTGATTTCTTTCTTAAAAACAGCGTTGACCTGGTTATCTGTGGTGCAGTTAGCAGACAGCTTGAATCTCAGATATCTGCATATACTAAAGTAAATTCTTTTATTTCTGGAAATAAAGAAGATGTTCTTTTAGCATTTATAAAGGGGCACAACCTAAACAGCCTTCTAATGCCAGGCTGCAAACAAAACAGGTTTAGAAAGGGCTGTCTTGCAAAAAATATTATCTTAAAAGGAGTGATACAAATGCCAAGAGGCGATGGAACAGGACCGATGGGATCTGGTCAAGCAGGTCAGGGTATGAGAAAAGGTCGCATGGGAGGACAGGGCTTTGGCCCTGGAGGTGAATGTCTGTGCCCAAATTGCGGTACAAGGATTCCTCACAAACCAGGAGTGCCTTGCGTCCAGGAAAAATGTCCAAAATGCCAAACGATGATGATTAGAGGTTAA
- a CDS encoding DUF5320 domain-containing protein, translating into MPRGDGTGPMGQGPMTGRGFGYCSGNAQPGFVGSGFRMGRGFARCMGRGFSGFGRGFGLMRASIYNDPQAEKNILQNQLNALESAVAAIKNRLGSIGKETE; encoded by the coding sequence ATGCCAAGAGGTGATGGAACAGGACCGATGGGACAAGGACCAATGACTGGCAGAGGATTCGGATACTGCTCTGGAAATGCGCAGCCTGGTTTTGTAGGCTCAGGCTTTAGAATGGGCAGAGGATTCGCTCGATGCATGGGCAGAGGATTTTCTGGTTTTGGCAGAGGGTTTGGCTTGATGAGAGCTTCAATATATAACGATCCGCAAGCTGAAAAAAATATATTGCAAAATCAGCTTAATGCCCTTGAATCTGCTGTCGCAGCAATAAAAAACAGGCTGGGGTCTATTGGAAAAGAAACCGAATAG
- a CDS encoding NifB/NifX family molybdenum-iron cluster-binding protein translates to MKVAFTSQGDNLDSEFDQRFGRAMYFIIYDTETNESQTLENMAGVESAHGAGISAAKKLVDAKVEALVTGNCGPNAFNVLAGNDIKIYLSNSKTVREAIEELNGGRLQISNSPTKGGHWR, encoded by the coding sequence ATGAAAGTAGCGTTTACATCACAAGGAGATAATTTAGATTCAGAATTTGACCAGAGATTTGGAAGGGCAATGTATTTTATAATTTATGATACAGAAACCAATGAATCTCAGACATTGGAAAATATGGCGGGCGTAGAGTCTGCTCACGGAGCAGGAATTAGCGCTGCAAAAAAATTAGTTGATGCCAAAGTAGAGGCATTGGTTACGGGAAACTGTGGACCAAATGCATTTAATGTTCTTGCTGGAAACGATATAAAAATATATCTTTCAAATTCTAAAACCGTTAGAGAGGCTATTGAAGAGCTTAATGGAGGAAGACTACAGATATCAAATTCACCAACTAAAGGTGGGCATTGGAGATGA
- a CDS encoding ATP-binding protein yields the protein MTLAVASGKGGTGKTTIATNLAMVAAEKYGQVTLLDCDVEEPNSHIFIKGTKIKEEIVNIKIPEVDESICTECGACSNFCQYNAIMSLKGKPVVFKEMCHSCGGCTLVCQPKAIHEVDHRIGLINFYSLGKINLIDGLLDVGSPLSPPLIGAVKKLEGKDTLNIIDAPPGTSCPVIEAIKDADYIILVTEPTPFGLNDLVLAVEVSRKLNKKFAVAINRVGSGDDRVHRYCKDENIPIILEIPDDRRIAELYSNGKTILDNLPEYRKSFEEVLTKIGVVIQNGQ from the coding sequence ATGACTTTAGCTGTTGCATCAGGAAAGGGCGGCACAGGCAAGACTACCATCGCTACCAACCTTGCAATGGTAGCAGCCGAAAAATATGGACAGGTAACTTTGTTAGATTGTGACGTAGAAGAACCAAATTCTCACATATTTATAAAAGGGACAAAGATTAAAGAGGAAATTGTAAACATAAAAATTCCAGAGGTTGACGAAAGCATCTGTACAGAGTGCGGAGCATGCAGTAATTTCTGTCAATACAATGCAATAATGTCCCTTAAAGGAAAGCCTGTTGTGTTTAAAGAAATGTGCCACTCGTGTGGAGGTTGTACTCTTGTATGTCAACCAAAAGCCATTCACGAAGTGGACCACAGGATTGGATTAATCAATTTTTACAGCTTAGGAAAAATAAACCTGATTGATGGCCTTTTAGACGTTGGAAGTCCGCTGAGTCCCCCATTAATTGGAGCAGTAAAAAAGCTTGAGGGAAAAGACACTTTAAACATAATAGATGCACCCCCAGGAACCTCTTGCCCTGTGATAGAAGCAATAAAAGATGCAGACTATATAATTCTTGTAACCGAGCCAACTCCATTTGGGTTAAACGATTTGGTCTTAGCGGTTGAAGTGTCGCGAAAGCTCAATAAAAAATTCGCCGTTGCAATAAACAGAGTGGGCTCAGGCGACGACAGGGTGCACAGATATTGTAAAGATGAAAATATCCCTATTATTTTAGAGATCCCTGATGACAGAAGGATAGCAGAATTGTATTCAAACGGCAAAACAATCTTGGACAATCTGCCAGAATATAGAAAAAGTTTTGAAGAAGTTTTGACAAAGATTGGTGTGGTGATTCAAAATGGACAATAG